A stretch of the Mesorhizobium sp. Pch-S genome encodes the following:
- a CDS encoding transporter substrate-binding protein, whose translation MKRRIEIGILYSRSGNYRLVSESCHRGAMQAIAAVNADPFSPIEFVPVERDPQGNADRYATLAEDILRNSSARHIIGGVTSWSRKEIIPALEKAGGMLWYACPYEGFEANEHVVYMHACPNQHLVPLLGHVVPIYGANGFLTGSNYIWGWETNRVARDLIADAGGRVLGERYLPLGETDVSRVIDEIRATRPNFILNNLIGPSSYAFFKAYAELAQQDDHFTPPHCPIVSCNLTECELPAIGAAGDGHLSAGPYFHDTSVKEVWLVGQAEKDEPRPSSFQASAFASVKILASILAAESDASPSELSAAFASNSFNTPFGTIRIDPQTQHATLPVEIGRIAGDGFEKVSVTKAVDPDPYLSRYDRTKVFGRRKLKVVS comes from the coding sequence GTGAAGCGCCGCATCGAGATCGGCATCCTGTATTCCCGATCCGGGAACTACCGCCTTGTCTCGGAGTCCTGTCATCGCGGTGCCATGCAGGCTATCGCAGCAGTCAACGCCGATCCCTTTTCCCCGATCGAATTCGTCCCCGTCGAGCGCGACCCGCAAGGCAATGCCGACCGCTATGCGACACTGGCCGAGGACATTCTGCGCAACTCAAGCGCCCGCCACATCATCGGCGGCGTCACGTCCTGGAGTCGCAAGGAGATCATTCCGGCGCTCGAGAAAGCTGGCGGGATGCTCTGGTATGCCTGCCCGTATGAGGGGTTCGAGGCCAACGAGCACGTCGTCTACATGCATGCATGCCCCAACCAGCATCTGGTACCGCTGCTTGGACACGTCGTCCCCATTTACGGTGCCAATGGCTTCCTGACCGGCTCCAACTACATCTGGGGCTGGGAAACCAATCGCGTCGCCCGCGACCTGATTGCCGATGCCGGTGGCCGCGTGCTTGGCGAACGCTATCTGCCGCTTGGGGAAACCGACGTCTCACGGGTGATCGACGAGATCCGCGCGACCCGTCCGAACTTCATCCTGAACAACCTGATCGGCCCCTCTTCCTACGCTTTCTTCAAGGCCTATGCGGAGCTGGCCCAGCAGGACGATCACTTCACGCCACCGCACTGCCCGATCGTCTCCTGCAATCTGACCGAATGCGAGCTGCCGGCCATCGGCGCCGCCGGCGACGGTCACCTTTCTGCCGGACCGTATTTCCACGACACTTCCGTCAAGGAAGTCTGGCTGGTTGGCCAAGCTGAAAAGGATGAGCCGCGCCCTTCATCTTTCCAGGCTTCCGCCTTCGCTTCCGTGAAAATTCTCGCTTCCATTCTCGCTGCCGAGAGCGACGCCAGCCCGAGCGAACTGTCCGCTGCCTTTGCAAGCAACAGCTTCAACACACCGTTCGGAACGATCCGCATCGATCCGCAGACACAGCACGCGACACTGCCCGTCGAGATCGGCCGTATCGCAGGTGACGGTTTTGAAAAAGTTAGCGTTACCAAGGCGGTAGATCCTGATCCTTACCTGTCGCGCTATGACCGCACCAAGGTATTCGGCCGTCGCAAGCTGAAGGTGGTGTCATGA
- a CDS encoding ANTAR domain-containing protein: MKRAARIPILGGAKAFVLHRQHANLTAIMRQLSAIGLSVTGCWPELPPEALGADFVFFDVDLGFDEQFPWPPGEAPMPIIALIGSEAPGRIEWALSHNADAQLLKPVGNSGVYSALLIARQSFAARRQLADEIATLQARVAERQTIVRAVAALSSQGIDDERAYAQLRSLAMSWQVNLEEAARRVVAMTKKEGDIDQSHRA; the protein is encoded by the coding sequence ATGAAGCGCGCCGCCCGCATCCCCATCCTCGGCGGCGCGAAGGCTTTCGTGCTGCATCGTCAGCATGCCAACCTCACGGCCATTATGCGCCAGCTTTCGGCAATCGGCCTTTCAGTGACAGGCTGCTGGCCGGAACTACCGCCTGAGGCACTTGGTGCGGACTTCGTCTTCTTCGACGTGGACCTCGGCTTCGACGAGCAGTTTCCCTGGCCGCCAGGCGAAGCGCCGATGCCGATCATCGCACTGATCGGTTCGGAAGCACCTGGCCGGATCGAATGGGCGCTGTCGCACAATGCCGACGCCCAGCTCCTGAAACCGGTCGGCAACTCCGGCGTCTATTCCGCGCTGTTGATCGCCCGCCAGAGCTTCGCCGCACGTCGGCAGCTGGCCGACGAGATCGCAACGCTGCAGGCGCGCGTTGCCGAACGCCAGACCATCGTGCGCGCGGTGGCGGCCCTGTCCAGCCAGGGCATCGATGACGAGCGCGCCTATGCACAGCTGCGCTCGCTGGCCATGAGCTGGCAGGTGAACCTCGAAGAAGCTGCCCGCCGGGTTGTCGCCATGACCAAAAAGGAGGGCGACATTGACCAATCCCATCGTGCCTGA
- a CDS encoding ABC transporter permease, whose protein sequence is MTNPIVPDAPIAGRLPARRRPGVFGRLLKRPLAVIGLAIIALTVLGAIFAPWLTAYDPNEQLFDGLTLEGAPLPPNAAFWLGTDLLGRDLLTRILYGARTSLIIGVVANGAALLIGTLVGVTAGYFRGWIGGALMRFTDLMMAFPALLLAICLAAVFQPSLWIVAMVIALVNWVQTARVVFTETSSLAEREFIDAERTIGASTPRILFRHILPHLLPTIIVWGTLGISTTVLLEATLSYLGIGVQPPTASWGNIIFENQTYFQAAPWLVFFPGSAILALALAFNLVGDALRDILDPTQRGRA, encoded by the coding sequence TTGACCAATCCCATCGTGCCTGACGCCCCAATCGCTGGGCGCCTGCCGGCACGACGCCGGCCAGGCGTGTTCGGCCGCCTGCTGAAACGCCCCCTCGCCGTCATCGGGCTCGCCATCATCGCCTTGACTGTTCTCGGCGCAATCTTTGCGCCCTGGCTCACGGCTTATGATCCCAACGAACAGCTGTTTGACGGATTGACGCTTGAGGGCGCGCCGCTGCCGCCCAATGCCGCCTTCTGGCTCGGGACGGATCTGCTCGGGCGTGATCTTTTGACCCGGATCCTGTACGGCGCGCGTACCTCGCTCATCATCGGTGTCGTCGCCAATGGTGCGGCCCTGCTCATCGGCACACTGGTTGGCGTCACTGCCGGCTATTTCCGTGGCTGGATCGGTGGCGCGCTGATGCGGTTCACCGACCTGATGATGGCCTTTCCGGCATTGCTGCTGGCCATCTGCCTGGCAGCTGTCTTCCAGCCAAGCCTGTGGATCGTCGCCATGGTCATCGCGCTGGTGAACTGGGTGCAGACTGCTCGCGTCGTATTCACGGAGACCAGTTCACTGGCCGAGCGCGAGTTCATCGACGCCGAGCGCACCATCGGCGCGAGCACGCCTCGCATTCTGTTTCGCCATATTCTGCCGCATCTTCTCCCCACCATCATCGTATGGGGGACACTCGGCATTTCGACCACTGTGTTGCTGGAAGCCACCCTTTCCTATCTGGGCATCGGCGTGCAGCCTCCGACGGCCTCCTGGGGCAACATTATCTTCGAGAACCAGACCTATTTCCAGGCAGCACCCTGGCTGGTCTTTTTCCCTGGTTCGGCCATCCTTGCCCTGGCGCTTGCCTTCAATCTGGTCGGCGATGCGCTGCGCGACATTCTCGACCCGACGCAGAGAGGCCGAGCATGA
- a CDS encoding ABC transporter permease → MIAYLTRRLIQAALILLGVSIITFALLYLLPADPVRQIAGRSATPQTVESIRQQLGLDQPFVVQYWRYLTNLLSGDLGRSYIQRSEVTELIVSRLPASLILMVGAILCELAIGLTMGLIAAAKRGSATDQTLMVGSFIGVSAPQFVVGLLLLYVFAVQLGWFPIGGYGTWRHAVLPSLTLGILGAGWYSRMMRSSMIDVLRQDYIRTARAKGLARRALLFRHALPNAILPVIAMIGIDIGLFMSGIVVVESVFGWPGIGQLAWQAIQRVDIPIIMGVTLVSACAIVLGNLLADIVAPFIDPRIKLR, encoded by the coding sequence ATGATCGCCTATCTTACACGCCGCCTGATCCAGGCAGCGCTGATCCTTCTCGGCGTGTCTATCATCACCTTCGCCCTGCTCTACCTGTTGCCGGCTGATCCGGTGCGCCAGATTGCCGGCCGCAGCGCGACGCCGCAGACAGTCGAAAGCATTCGCCAGCAACTCGGTCTCGATCAACCCTTTGTCGTGCAGTACTGGCGTTATCTCACCAATCTGCTCTCGGGTGACCTTGGCCGCTCCTACATCCAGCGATCCGAAGTCACCGAGCTGATCGTCTCGCGCCTGCCAGCAAGCCTCATCCTGATGGTGGGGGCGATCCTGTGCGAGCTGGCGATCGGGCTGACCATGGGATTGATCGCAGCCGCAAAACGCGGCAGTGCCACCGACCAGACCCTGATGGTCGGCTCCTTCATCGGTGTCTCGGCGCCGCAATTCGTTGTCGGCTTGCTGCTGCTCTATGTCTTTGCCGTTCAGCTCGGCTGGTTCCCGATCGGCGGCTACGGCACATGGCGACATGCGGTCCTGCCCTCGCTGACGCTCGGCATCCTCGGCGCTGGCTGGTATTCACGCATGATGCGCTCATCGATGATCGACGTGCTGCGCCAGGACTATATCCGTACCGCCCGTGCGAAGGGGCTCGCGCGCCGCGCCCTCCTGTTTCGCCATGCCCTGCCCAACGCCATCCTGCCGGTCATTGCCATGATCGGCATCGATATCGGCCTGTTCATGAGCGGCATCGTGGTGGTGGAAAGCGTGTTCGGGTGGCCCGGCATCGGCCAGCTCGCCTGGCAGGCGATCCAGCGTGTCGACATCCCGATCATCATGGGTGTGACGCTGGTGTCAGCCTGCGCCATCGTGCTCGGCAACCTGCTCGCCGACATCGTCGCCCCGTTCATCGATCCGCGCATCAAGCTGCGCTGA
- a CDS encoding ABC transporter substrate-binding protein, translating to MKKLLASTVAASALALMLGLAPASAEEKLDPNAKQGGAITITYKDDVATLDPAIGYDWQNWSMIKSLFDGLMDYEPGTTNLRPELAESYEISPDGTTFTFKLRKGVKFHNGREMTADDVKYSLDRVTNPKTQSPGAGFFASIKGYEDVAGGKAQSLAGVTVVDPATVKIELSRPDATFLHVMAINFSHVVPKEEVEKYGADFGKHPVGTGAYKLAEWTLGQRLVFERNADYWHKGLPYLDKITFEIGQEPIVALLRLQKGEVDVPGDGIPPAKFQEVMADPAQKARVVEGGQLQTGYVTMNTTMAPFDNVKVRQAVNMAINKERIVKIINNRAVPANQPLPPSMPGYDKNFAGYKYDVEKAKALLGESGHPDGFETQLFVMNTDPNPRIAQAIQQDLAAIGIKASIQSLAQANVIAAGGDKAGAPMIWSGGMAWIADFPDPSNFYGPILGCGGAVQGGWNWAWYCNKDLDAKAAKADSIVDPAKADERYKLWGEIYAKVMEDAPWAPVFNEQRFTMRSPRMAGDDKLYVDPVHIPINYDYVYVNDVQ from the coding sequence ATGAAGAAACTTCTGGCTTCAACCGTAGCGGCATCGGCGCTGGCGCTGATGCTTGGCCTTGCCCCTGCATCGGCTGAAGAAAAGCTCGATCCGAATGCAAAGCAAGGCGGCGCCATCACCATCACCTACAAGGATGACGTCGCAACACTCGATCCGGCAATCGGTTATGACTGGCAGAACTGGTCGATGATCAAGAGTCTGTTCGACGGGTTGATGGATTATGAACCCGGCACCACCAACTTGCGGCCTGAGCTCGCCGAAAGCTACGAGATCTCTCCGGACGGCACGACGTTCACGTTCAAGCTGCGCAAGGGCGTGAAATTCCACAATGGCCGCGAGATGACGGCCGATGACGTCAAATACTCGCTCGACCGCGTCACCAATCCGAAGACCCAGAGCCCCGGCGCCGGCTTCTTCGCCTCGATCAAAGGATACGAGGATGTCGCCGGTGGCAAGGCACAGAGCCTTGCCGGTGTGACCGTTGTCGATCCTGCGACCGTCAAGATCGAACTGTCGCGGCCCGACGCCACCTTCCTGCACGTGATGGCGATCAATTTCAGCCACGTCGTGCCGAAAGAAGAGGTCGAGAAATACGGCGCCGATTTCGGCAAGCACCCGGTTGGCACCGGTGCCTACAAGCTCGCCGAATGGACGCTCGGCCAGCGTCTGGTGTTCGAGCGCAATGCCGACTACTGGCACAAGGGTCTGCCCTATCTCGACAAGATCACCTTCGAGATCGGCCAGGAGCCGATCGTCGCGCTGCTGCGCCTGCAGAAAGGCGAAGTCGATGTGCCGGGTGACGGCATTCCACCGGCCAAATTCCAGGAAGTGATGGCCGATCCGGCACAAAAGGCGCGTGTCGTCGAGGGTGGCCAGCTCCAGACCGGCTATGTCACCATGAACACCACCATGGCGCCGTTCGACAATGTAAAGGTTCGCCAGGCCGTCAACATGGCCATCAACAAGGAACGCATCGTCAAGATCATCAACAATCGTGCGGTACCGGCCAACCAGCCGCTGCCGCCGTCGATGCCCGGCTACGACAAGAATTTTGCCGGCTATAAATATGATGTCGAGAAAGCAAAGGCGCTGCTTGGCGAGTCCGGTCATCCGGACGGTTTCGAAACGCAGCTCTTCGTCATGAATACGGACCCCAACCCGCGCATTGCCCAGGCGATCCAGCAGGACCTGGCTGCTATCGGCATAAAGGCCTCGATCCAGTCGCTGGCGCAGGCGAATGTAATCGCCGCCGGCGGTGACAAGGCAGGCGCACCGATGATCTGGTCCGGCGGCATGGCCTGGATCGCGGATTTTCCGGATCCGTCCAACTTCTACGGCCCGATCCTCGGCTGCGGTGGAGCGGTTCAGGGTGGCTGGAACTGGGCCTGGTACTGCAACAAGGACCTCGACGCCAAGGCCGCGAAAGCAGACTCCATCGTTGATCCGGCCAAGGCCGATGAACGCTACAAGCTGTGGGGCGAAATCTACGCCAAGGTCATGGAAGACGCGCCCTGGGCACCAGTCTTCAACGAGCAGCGCTTCACCATGCGTTCCCCGCGCATGGCAGGCGACGACAAGCTCTACGTCGACCCCGTCCATATCCCGATCAACTACGACTATGTGTATGTGAACGATGTGCAATAA
- a CDS encoding acetamidase/formamidase family protein: MCNNCNYTIHGRHHHFGWDNSFVPAERVKPGSTIEFNCLDSSGGQLQPDSTVADITKLDFGKINPVTGPIYVEGAEPGDALKITIEQFKPSGFGWTANIPGFGLLADDFKEPALAIWKYDASSLEPALFGKHGRVPLKPFAGTIGNAPAEKGLHSVVPPRRVGGNLDIRDLAAGTTLYLPVEVAGALFSVGDTHAAQGDGEVCGTAIESPMDVVLTLDLVKDARLKTPRFTTPGPVARHLDAKGYEVTTGIGPDLMTGAREAVAQMVDLLASRYQIDPVDAYMLVSVCGDLRISEIVDMPNWVVSFYFPRCVFE; this comes from the coding sequence ATGTGCAATAACTGCAACTACACGATCCACGGGCGCCATCATCATTTCGGCTGGGACAATTCTTTCGTCCCGGCCGAACGGGTGAAACCCGGCTCGACCATCGAGTTCAACTGCCTGGATTCGTCTGGCGGCCAATTGCAGCCCGACAGCACGGTCGCGGACATCACCAAGCTGGATTTTGGCAAGATCAACCCCGTCACAGGACCGATCTATGTCGAAGGGGCCGAGCCGGGCGACGCGCTCAAGATCACCATCGAGCAGTTCAAACCATCCGGCTTCGGCTGGACGGCCAACATTCCGGGCTTCGGCCTGCTCGCCGACGACTTCAAGGAGCCGGCGCTGGCCATCTGGAAATACGACGCCAGCTCGCTGGAACCGGCGCTGTTCGGCAAGCATGGCCGCGTGCCGCTAAAACCCTTCGCCGGGACCATCGGCAATGCACCGGCAGAAAAAGGGTTGCATTCGGTGGTGCCGCCGCGTCGCGTCGGCGGCAATCTCGACATCCGCGATCTTGCTGCCGGCACCACACTCTATCTTCCGGTGGAAGTGGCGGGCGCGCTGTTCTCGGTGGGAGACACGCATGCCGCGCAGGGCGATGGCGAAGTCTGCGGTACCGCGATCGAGAGCCCGATGGATGTCGTGCTCACACTCGACCTGGTCAAGGATGCGCGGCTGAAGACACCACGCTTCACCACGCCAGGGCCTGTGGCGCGCCATCTCGACGCCAAGGGCTATGAAGTGACGACCGGCATCGGACCCGATCTGATGACAGGCGCCAGGGAAGCCGTTGCCCAGATGGTCGATCTGCTCGCATCCCGCTATCAGATCGATCCAGTCGACGCCTACATGCTGGTTTCAGTCTGTGGCGATCTCAGGATCAGCGAGATCGTCGACATGCCGAACTGGGTGGTGTCGTTCTACTTCCCACGCTGCGTGTTCGAATGA